In Candidatus Cloacimonas sp., the DNA window CCCATAAAATCCCTTCAATCCTGTTCATCCCAGACCTATTAAATCCCATAAAATCCCTACAATCCTGTTCATCCCAGACCTATTAAATCCTCTAAATCCTGAAATCCTTAAATCCTCGTTTCAAAAACCCTTATCTTAAAATCCTAATTCTAAAATCTGTGTAATCCGTGTAATCTGTGAGAAGTAATTTTGTCTATACCTGGCGGATTCCTTTAAGAGAGGATACATTTACTGAAAGGGGTGCAAAGTGTCCTGCCTGGAATTTAGGTATCGCTGCAGCGGCAACCATAGCTGCATTATCCATACATAATGCGAGGGAAGGATAGAAGACCTTGATTCCGTATTTTGCAGCAGATACGGTAAGTTGTCGGCGCAGGGCAGAATTTGCTGCAACTCCTCCTGCCAGAAGAATGTAGGGTATTTTGTGTTGTTTTGCGTAAAGCACTGTTTTATTTACTAAGGGTTCAATTATTGCCTGTTGCACGGACGCTGCAATATCCGGCAAATTTTTAGTTAAGGTCTCTGGATTTTGCTTTATCAACCAGGTGCGAATTGCCGTTTTTAATCCGCTGTAACTGAAATTAAAATTATTCTTTTGCGGTAGGGCTCGGGGGAATTGAATAAAAGCGGGATTTCCACTTTTAGCTAGTTCATCAATAACAGGACCTCCAGGGAAGCCCAAGCCAAGAAGTTTTGCAGCTTTATCAAAACTTTCTCCAGCTGCATCATCAAGGGTTTTTCCTACTACATTAAAAGTGGTTAGAGTATCAAAATGGACAAGTTCCGTATGCCCACCGGAAACAACGAGGGCTAAAAAAGGAGGGGTAATTTCTTTATGTTCAATGAAATTGGCAAAAATATGCGATAATAGATGATTTACTGTTATCAAGGGTAAAGATAAGCTCCAGGAAATGCCTTTGGCGAAAGCTAAACCGACAATTAAAGAACCGACTAAGCCAGGATTGATAGAAACAGCTATTGCACTGATATCTTGTAAGTTAAGCTTAGAAGATTGCAGAGCGGACTGGGTTAAAGTTACAATATTCTTGAGATGTAAACGAGAAGCCAGTTCAGGTAGGATGCCTCCAAATTCCAGATGTTCCGGTTGACTGGAAATGAGATTCACGATAATGTTGTAGTCGGTATCCAGAATAGCCACAGAAGTATCATCGCAAGATGATTCAAAAGCTAAAATATATTTTGCAGGCATTTATTTAAGGCGAACTTTTTGAGGGGTGACAGCTACAATTTTTATGTTAGCCGGAGTTTTCACTGTAACCGGATAAAAACCCTGTTCATCAGATTGAGAAGAAACAGTAACACTAATTTCTGCGTCCTGCAGGTTTTTCAGGATTTCGGAATCGCCTGAAAGCTTTATAGTAACGGTAGAGGGTATGCAACTCTTTCCCGGGGGTAAAATTACGGGTTTATCAGGTATAATTTTAGTAGTGAGAAAAGAAGTGGAAAAATACACTTTCACCTGTTTTTCAAGGATTGAGACCTCGTTATCCGGAGGATTCAATTTCACTGTAAATTCTCGCTTATCAAGTAAAGAACGGGAAATCGGTTCAGTAGTCAGGTGGTCAATTTGCTGAACTATGCTTTTTGAGCCGGAGATGGTAATTTGCTCGGGAATAAGAGTATAATGTAAAGCAGCAAAATGTTCCCGCGTATAGGAATCAGCAAAAGAAAGTTCCACAGGCACTTTTTTCTGATAAAACACATCAGCGTAAATGGGGATTTCCTGTTTTTCTACTGGACCCAAGATTTCCAA includes these proteins:
- a CDS encoding CdaR family protein, whose amino-acid sequence is MLQDNMGLKILSLLIAVFVWLQSLLISEQQSTVNLPVALSSIPKNITLSNVPKVIPFQVRGRGLEIIKLKFSHSQVLLDASKIKPGMDVISVSDYTVDLPNNIQLEILGPVEKQEIPIYADVFYQKKVPVELSFADSYTREHFAALHYTLIPEQITISGSKSIVQQIDHLTTEPISRSLLDKREFTVKLNPPDNEVSILEKQVKVYFSTSFLTTKIIPDKPVILPPGKSCIPSTVTIKLSGDSEILKNLQDAEISVTVSSQSDEQGFYPVTVKTPANIKIVAVTPQKVRLK
- the tsaD gene encoding tRNA (adenosine(37)-N6)-threonylcarbamoyltransferase complex transferase subunit TsaD, which encodes MPAKYILAFESSCDDTSVAILDTDYNIIVNLISSQPEHLEFGGILPELASRLHLKNIVTLTQSALQSSKLNLQDISAIAVSINPGLVGSLIVGLAFAKGISWSLSLPLITVNHLLSHIFANFIEHKEITPPFLALVVSGGHTELVHFDTLTTFNVVGKTLDDAAGESFDKAAKLLGLGFPGGPVIDELAKSGNPAFIQFPRALPQKNNFNFSYSGLKTAIRTWLIKQNPETLTKNLPDIAASVQQAIIEPLVNKTVLYAKQHKIPYILLAGGVAANSALRRQLTVSAAKYGIKVFYPSLALCMDNAAMVAAAAIPKFQAGHFAPLSVNVSSLKGIRQV